A region from the Agrobacterium cucumeris genome encodes:
- a CDS encoding succinate dehydrogenase assembly factor 2 — MTGLVRTSADLDPRRRRILYRCWHRGIREMDLVLGQFAEDNIAGLSDDQLDELEIIMAEEDNDLVQMVTGAQPVPEKFRTPLFEKIASYRPDFDLVTAETLKA, encoded by the coding sequence ATGACTGGACTGGTGCGCACGAGTGCCGACCTTGATCCGAGACGCCGGCGGATCCTTTACCGCTGCTGGCACCGGGGCATTCGCGAGATGGATCTGGTGCTCGGGCAATTCGCGGAAGACAATATTGCCGGGCTTTCGGATGATCAGCTCGACGAACTCGAGATCATCATGGCGGAAGAGGATAACGACCTCGTCCAGATGGTGACAGGCGCGCAGCCGGTGCCGGAAAAATTCCGCACACCGTTGTTTGAAAAGATCGCCTCCTACCGTCCCGATTTCGATCTCGTCACCGCCGAAACCCTGAAGGCCTGA